A genomic region of Pseudomonas sp. RSB 5.4 contains the following coding sequences:
- the ftsX gene encoding permease-like cell division protein FtsX, producing the protein MSATRSPKVSERVAPKAADPQPPKKKKHDDDDGPDFSTLLRSWIESHRASLLDSLRRLGKQPIGSFFTCMVMAVALSLPMGLSLLINNVERLGGSWQRAAQISLYLQLDATPAQGEALREQIKGMPGVADAEYVGRDQALEEFQQQSGLGEALRELPENPLPGVVLVTPKEVDKPTLEALRQKLSELPKVQQAQLDLVWVERLAAILKLGDRFVFGLTVLLVSALLLVIGNTIRLHIENRRTEIEVIKLVGGTDSYVRRPFLYMGALYGFGAGVLSWGVLAFGLNWLNDAVVGLAGLYGSDFALAGVPVADGLSLLLGAVLLGYIGAWIAVARHLRELAPK; encoded by the coding sequence ATGAGTGCGACACGCAGTCCGAAGGTTTCCGAGCGCGTGGCCCCGAAAGCCGCCGACCCGCAGCCGCCAAAGAAGAAAAAGCACGACGATGACGACGGCCCGGACTTTTCCACGCTGTTGCGTTCGTGGATCGAAAGTCACCGCGCGAGCCTGCTCGACAGCCTGCGTCGCCTCGGCAAGCAGCCGATCGGCAGCTTTTTCACCTGCATGGTGATGGCCGTGGCGTTGAGCCTGCCGATGGGCCTGTCGCTGCTGATCAACAACGTCGAGCGTCTCGGCGGTTCGTGGCAGCGTGCGGCGCAGATTTCGCTGTACCTGCAGCTGGATGCCACGCCCGCGCAGGGTGAGGCGTTGCGCGAGCAGATCAAAGGCATGCCCGGCGTTGCTGATGCCGAATATGTCGGCCGTGATCAGGCGCTGGAGGAGTTCCAGCAGCAGTCCGGTTTGGGCGAGGCCCTGCGCGAGCTGCCGGAAAACCCGCTGCCGGGCGTGGTGCTGGTGACCCCGAAGGAAGTCGACAAGCCGACGCTGGAAGCATTAAGACAAAAACTTTCCGAGCTGCCGAAGGTACAACAGGCGCAACTTGATCTAGTCTGGGTCGAGCGTCTGGCCGCTATCCTCAAGCTCGGTGATCGTTTTGTCTTCGGTCTGACGGTGCTGCTGGTTTCTGCATTACTTTTGGTGATAGGCAATACCATTCGTCTTCATATTGAAAACCGCCGCACAGAGATAGAAGTGATTAAACTCGTCGGCGGCACTGACAGCTATGTACGTCGTCCCTTTCTTTATATGGGCGCGTTGTATGGCTTCGGTGCGGGTGTTCTGTCCTGGGGAGTGCTGGCGTTCGGCCTAAACTGGCTGAACGACGCGGTGGTTGGACTGGCCGGCTTGTACGGCAGTGATTTCGCGCTGGCCGGAGTGCCAGTTGCCGACGGTCTGTCGCTCTTGCTTGGCGCGGTGCTGTTGGGTTATATCGGTGCATGGATTGCAGTCGCACGTCATCTCAGGGAGCTGGCGCCGAAGTAG
- the ftsE gene encoding cell division ATP-binding protein FtsE encodes MIRFEQVGKRYPNGHVGLHELSFRVRRGEFLFVTGHSGAGKSTLLRLLLAMERPTSGKLLLAGQDLSTISNAQIPFLRRQIGVVFQNHQLLFDRTVFNNVALPLQILGLSKAEIAKRVDSALERVALSDKTDLYPGDLSTGQQQRVGIARAIVHRPALLLADEPTGNLDPRLAAEIMGVFEDINRLGTSVLIASHDLALIARMRHRMLTLQRGRLIGDGEAGV; translated from the coding sequence ATGATTCGTTTCGAACAGGTCGGTAAACGCTACCCGAACGGTCACGTCGGCTTGCATGAGCTGAGCTTTCGAGTCCGTCGTGGCGAGTTTCTGTTTGTCACCGGTCACTCCGGTGCCGGTAAGTCCACGCTGTTGCGCCTGTTGCTGGCGATGGAGCGTCCGACCAGCGGCAAACTGCTGCTGGCCGGGCAGGATCTGAGCACCATCAGCAACGCGCAGATTCCGTTCCTGCGTCGCCAGATCGGCGTGGTGTTCCAGAATCACCAGTTGCTGTTCGATCGCACGGTGTTCAACAACGTCGCGCTGCCGCTGCAGATTCTCGGCTTGTCCAAGGCCGAAATCGCCAAGCGCGTCGATTCGGCGCTGGAGCGCGTGGCGCTGTCGGATAAAACCGATCTGTACCCGGGCGACCTGTCCACCGGTCAGCAACAGCGCGTCGGCATCGCTCGCGCCATCGTGCACCGTCCGGCCCTGCTGCTGGCGGACGAACCTACCGGTAACCTCGACCCGCGTCTGGCGGCCGAGATCATGGGCGTGTTCGAAGACATCAATCGGCTGGGCACCAGCGTGCTGATCGCCAGTCACGATCTGGCCCTGATTGCGCGTATGCGCCACCGCATGCTGACCTTGCAGCGCGGCCGATTGATCGGAGACGGGGAGGCCGGCGTATGA